One genomic window of Tachypleus tridentatus isolate NWPU-2018 chromosome 12, ASM421037v1, whole genome shotgun sequence includes the following:
- the LOC143233748 gene encoding uncharacterized protein LOC143233748: MEGVNLIDVRSDTVTKLTPEMRKAMFEAEVGDDVFREDPTVLELERQGAALFGKEAALFVPTGTMGNLVSIMAHCVGRSQEILVGDESHINIYEQGGTAQFAGVHTRTLTTYPDGTFDIDELVRKIRPNDDIHQPTTALICLENTHNRCGGAVLPVEFIKKVSQIAQKYNIPIHMDGARIMNAAINLGLPVASILEDCASVSACLSKGLGAPAGTLVAGSSQFISRVLRCRKALGGGMRQVGVLAATGLVAINTMVSRLADDHKHAQLVAKAINDRKSEYISVDKDKVQTNIVLINVNPKVISPEKFAQRLKQFDEKEVEKLGESVSVIMSPRSASSLRCVLHADISAAKMELLIKKLNYVLDEIETETKG, translated from the exons ATGGAGGGAGTTAATTTGATCGATGTTCGTAGTGACACGGTAACAAAGTTAACTCCTGAGATGAGGAAAGCAATGTTTGAAGCAGAAGTCGGTGATGATGTTTTCAGGGAAGATCCAACTGTTTTAG AACTTGAGAGACAAGGAGCTGCACTGTTTGGAAAGGAAGCAGCACTTTTTGTACCTACAGGAACTATGGGAAATCTGGTGTCAA TAATGGCTCATTGTGTGGGACGAAGCCAGGAAATATTAGTAGGTGATGAATCTCACATTAACATATATGAGCAAGGTGGTACAGCCCAA TTTGCAGGTGTCCACACACGTACCTTGACAACTTATCCTGATGGAACATTTGATATTGATGAACTAGTCCGTAAAATACGACCGAACGATGACATACATCAACCTACAACAGCTCTTATTTGCTTGGAAAATACACATAATCGATGTGGTGGTGCTGTTCTCCCAGTAGAATTTATTAAGAAG GTTAGCCAAATAGCTCAAAAATACAACATTCCTATCCATATGGATGGAGCAAGAATCATGAATGCAGCCATAAACCTTGGACTTCCAGTGGCATCCATTCTAGAAGACTGTGCATCAGTTTCTGCTTGCTTGTCAAAG GGTCTAGGTGCACCAGCAGGAACACTGGTTGCAGGTTCCTCCCAATTTATATCCAG GGTTCTCCGATGCAGGAAAGCATTAGGTGGTGGAATGAGACAGGTTGGAGTTCTTGCTGCAACAGGTCTGGTGGCAATAAACACTATGGTCAGTCGACTAGCTGATGATCACAAGCATGCACAGCTGGTGGCTAAAG CAATTAATGATCGTAAAAGTGAATACATCAGCGTTGACAAGGACAAAGTACAAACCAACATTGTTCTCATTAACGTAAATCCAAAAGTTATTTCACCTGAGAAGTTTGCTCAACGACTGAAACAG TTTGATGAAAAGGAGGTGGAAAAGCTTGGAGAGTCAGTTTCTGTTATAATGAGCCCCAGATCAGCTTCAAGTCTACGGTGTGTGCTGCATGCTGATATCTCAGCAGCTAAAATGGAATTACTCATAAAGAAGTTGAATTATGTCTTAGATGAAATCGAGACTGAGACCAAAGGGTAG
- the LOC143233753 gene encoding uncharacterized protein LOC143233753 translates to MAEASFKPPVFNDKTNASAAWKNLKQDLRIFFMASGLSEATEERKVSILLYTLGSKYTTVFDNFGLTEAQQKNYKHVIREFDNYFQPTKVTKLYMKKFEDRKQQPGER, encoded by the coding sequence ATGGCGGAGGCAAGTTTCAAGCCACCTGTTTTTAACGACAAAACGAATGCTAGTGCGGCATGGAAGAATCTCAAACAAGATTTGCGGATTTTCTTCATGGCATCAGGGTTATCAGAGGCAACAGAAGAACGTaaagtgtctatattgttgtacACACTCGGGTCGAAATACACGACAGTTTTCGACAATTTTGGACTGACAGAAGCTCAACAGAAGAACTATAAACATGTAATCAGAGAATTCGACAACTATTTTCAGCCAACCAaggtaacaaagttgtacatgaAAAAGTTTGAGGACCGAAAGCAGCAACCAGGTGAGAGATAG